The DNA segment ACTGCAGTCCAACAGAGGCACACAGAAAACATGCCAAAGGTACCAAGGAGTGCATCACAGAGTAAGCCCACTAAAACAGAAACCCTGCTTCCCAGGCAGGTTTTGTTGAGCACTCTGCTCATGGTTACCTGGCTGAGTTTAAAGCTAGCTCAAGTAATACTTCCTCAAACACCTTTAAAATGCAGTGGGCAAGGAACTAACCCCCTATGACAGAAGTGTGGGAATTTAGTCACACGGGGCTATCACGTTGGGGCTTGAAGGGTCTGGTATTTTGCAGACTGGAAAACATGAAGTACTTGGTAATGCTCATGAAGTGATGAAGCAAGGACCAAAGCCTTCTGGAGGGAGATGTGTCAAAGGAATCACAGCAGGCATGCTGCAATTTATACAGCTTCAGTAGGAAACATGAAGGTGAATTAATTATACCAGGGAGATGAGGACAGGAGATATTTCAGTGCTTCACTCTGCCCCTTTGCCAAAGATTTCTGCCTTCATTCTGATCCTGACAGAGCTGGTGCTTGTATCTTTCATCAGCACCCAGTGGCACAGGGCAAACTCACCTTCCCTGGCAGCTTGTGCAAGCCTACAGACtttgcatctctgctgcttcagtGGAAGCACTATCTCCCTCCTGTTTATTTCGCTCCAGAAGCAATAACACAACAGAGAAGACATACGGGGTGGTAACTTTCCGGGCTAAGTCTCTCAGACCTTATCATTTTAGCCATTTGGGATTATTTCTGTTAGCTAAAAGAGTTTAAAGAGCCattcagaaaattaaagcaagCATCATCTTTGTTGTGCCTGACACAAAAGGTACTGTAACATATCATTTTGCCAACACAGGGACTCTTAGACTGGTAACACAGCTAAGAAAATCATCAAATGCAGGTTTACTACGCAACTTCTGTGCCTTGCATTCAAGGCACAGAAATgggcttttctttgctgttctgcAAGAAATCAGAATGCCTGTGCTTGGGCAATAAATGGATTTGTGCATCTCTAAGCTTCTCCAACACAATcagatttatttccttcatgTGTTATACTGATATTCGGGGCATGCTGCAAAGCTTATCTGTGTATCCATGTTTCTCCTGAGCAGTGCTTGGAAGCAGAGATCTGCATTACTTTTAGTTAATATTAGttaaatttatttatctgtatttttaaagttatatatGGTCTGTGTTTTTAGAAATGGCTCTGTTGTGACCTTCTACAAGTGGAAATGATAAATAACTCAAGTTAACAGAGACTCAAGCAGCAGAACCTAAATAGCTTTTGAATTATTCCTCCAGCTTACCAATACATTCAAGGTCCAGAATGTGATCAGTCCCATGGACTGAAACAATACTACTCAAAACTGGGAATCCAAAGCATTACTTCAGTGTGCTTATATGAATATTTGCTGGCAGATTAAGAACTGGAAATAACTCTACCTCTTCATTAAACAGCAGGTGCAGATAGAcaggggagcaggcagggaagggagttTTAAGCAGGCAGGAACACAGACTGGGTATGGAAAGCTGGCAACCCTGtgatttctgcttctcacttcAAATTCCTGACAGACGTCTACTTTGCATTCCAGGAATGGTAGGCTTGCAGCAGCTGCCTTCCATTGGCAAGTAGCTCCTCTTACAAACATGCCAGTCATTTCTACCTTGTCCCAAGGCATGtacagctgagggagctggggttgtttagcctggagaagaggaggctgaggggagaacttattgctctctacaactacctgaaaggaggttgtggagaggagggagctggccttttctcctaagtgacaggacaagggggaatggcctcaagctccaccagggaggttcagtctggacatcaggaaaaaaattttcatgggaagggtcattgggcactggcagaggctgcccagggaggtgactgagtcaccttccctggaggtgtttaaaggacgaATGGATGAGGTActgaggagcatggtttagggattgataggaagggttggactcgatgatccagtaggtcctttccaacctaatgattctatgattctatgattcacaatTTCCCTCTACACTATTTAATAAAATAGATCATTACTAGGCTAATTATCATTAGTATACCATGCGATTGGTATCTAAATACACACAGCCACATAGGAGGGATTTTTACAAGCTCATAGAAACTGGTTTCAGAGGCAATTTTAGTTCCTAAGTAAGGCTGTTACTTAGAACTACTTTATCTTTCTGTGGTTATTTCAGTCTTACCTTCAGTAAGTATCTGGTTAGCCTTTGCAGGAACAGGTGATAAAAACAGGATAGCTGAAAACAAGAATCTTCCCTTTCATCAAGGAAAAAAGCTTAGAGTCAGTTTCCACTGGAGCAAGGAAGCTATGCCTTTGACCAGTAGAGCAAGGGATCTTGCTAGCAGGTGAAACACTTCACCATTTCAAAGCCAGCTGAAGCCTGTTTGAGTGAGAGAGATGGGCAGGATCTTTTTCTGCTACTGGCACAACTTTGTGTTTACTTAATGCACAAAggctgttgttgttgtttctagTTGTTTAAATACTCTCCCTGCAATCAGTTGCTTATTTTGCCTTCTGAGTGTTGGTACCGTTCTTAAATTAAAGACACATTTTGGTAAGGAACccacatgggaaaaaaagcaagccaacacccttcttcccccctcccctcccccagtATAGTCagaaaacttgtatttaaaaactCTACTAAATGCTAATCAGCATGTTTCCTCACTGCCAATGCTTAAAGCAATGTGAAATGAACCAGGATGAAAAATCAAGAGCTGTAAACTTCTAACAGTTCAGTTTAAATTCAAGATCCAAAAGAGTAGGCTCATGATGCCTTTCCCAAGGCGTTCCCAGTCATGTTTCTCCAGGAACTGATGTTTCACATTATTTCCCAGGTTTACTCAAAAGCAGAGGAGTGCTGTTTTCCAAACCTGGAAGGACAGACTAATGCTATTGAACAAAAGCACTATTATTAGTATTCTATAAATCTCAGACATAAGTGGGTGCTCCTGTGAAACTGAGGAGTACcaacaatatttccttttctttgagtGGTCACTAGACAAGTGTAAAGTTTACTTTTGTGATAGGGCAGAACAGATTTTTCCACCCATGTCTTCTAAATTAGTAAGATGACGTATGTGCTTTTACAGACAGGGAAGTACTTACATTCTGGTCACCTTAACATGCCATAtttgagacagaagaaaaaaagatttgtagAAGTGGCTAATTCCTCAAAAATTCCTCAAAAATTCATGTACCAAAGATAACAGATATGCTATTCTAGGTGAACAGCAGCTTCCTGTATTTACAGGGCTCTTGTCCATCAATTTAAAGCTAATAGTTGAATAGGTCAACTGAAATAACGTACTTGTATTTCAATAGCAGTTACACATTAACTTATTCTGTTAAGATGAATATTAAAGTACAAGACATCATTTTCACCTATcttaaatttaagaaaacataatgCAATACACAGAATCAAAGCTTCAAGTCTTTCAAAAATTTTCAAACAAGAGCTGcgtattgaaaaaataataaaaaaagacagctCTTCCAACTGCAGCAAGAGTGGAATTAGAGGTACCAGTGATAAGTTGAAAGATTCAGCTTAGCTCTTCAAGAAGGGCACTAAGTTGCCAGTTCCATAAAAGTAGCCTTAAAAATATCTGGattgtaataatttatttgaaagtagTTACATGTCACTGCTGAACCAATTCTATAATTGTTGAAATACAGACTTCACCTCAGCTGAGCATGGCTGCAAGTTGGTTTTCATTCACCCAAGTAAATTCCATTCAGGGAAGAGGACTTCAAGTCTTCCATGCTTCCTTTTGAAGTCTTATGTCAGGTATGTGGCCCTCAGGAGATGCCCACACCACAGGGCAGACGGACTGCCTGCTCTTTGGCGCAAGAGCTCAGTAGACTTACACAGGGATAGTGGCAAAGTCCAAGCTGGAAGTACAGTGAGTAGTTATACCAGCATGCCTACAGCCCTAGAGCCACTACCTGAGAATAGATCGTCTCTGCGCTAAAAACTTACAGGAGAAAATTCGTGTTGCTAAGAGGAGAcaatttaaatatgcaaagaaGGGTAGCAGGAAAGTACTCCTCTTAATTTGACTTCACTTTCAATTAATTTGCTCAAAAATCGACAAGGAAAACCTACAACAGCGGGGCAGAAGCCAGCTCTCATGCATGTAAATGCAGTGCACTCTTTACAGGATCATTCCTCATACCCTTAAAAGTGATGTGGTTGCTTGCTTAGGGCAGAAGCCAGTGATGGCCACTGATTGAACTCAGTTCAACTGCGTTTCAACTGCACATATTTATACAGTCTTTTTAGCTAATGATCACCTTATAACCTTGCACAAATTCCCACCATAATTAGCAGAGGTTCTCCGTGCTCCTTGGACGGGAAAGTCACCAAACCTTGTGACAGGCGGTACtaagcagcacagccagctgaATGACTCAAAGGGAGCCACCACATTAGAGGGAAGGTCTTGTCACCATACTGCTGTTTCCTTTGGGCAGAGCCACACTCTTTGGTCTGCACAGCAGCCCATGGGGACCACTTTGACACCTAATGCCAAGTCTCTGAAGGTACCAGGAGAGGGTCTTAATACTCCATGTAGGAACAGGAGGGCTGATGTCCAGGTGGGTACCACTGAAGGACAGGTTATATCCCATGAACAGGAATCCCCAGCAAAATTATCTATCTAACAGTAGTACACTGAAAACTTGGTGAGGTAGTCTTCAACAGTACTATATTTCCATTCTAGCAGTCTGAATGAAATCTCAGCGTAACAGCtgataattttaaaaccagacaGAGAAGTGTAATCACTGCACATGGCAAGTAAGCACATTGGTGTCACTGTTCTTCTTATAAAGAACCTCTAAATCACTGCAGTGGTAAGGAAACCTACTTATACCTACACACCAGTTCTGTGAATCCATCCATACCAACTTCCTTACTCCATGGtctcaaacagaaaatctttcaaaagCTGTTAATCAGCTTTCATTATCTCTAAATTGCATTTTGCTTACTTGCAATTAAGGACTAATATCCGAAGACACAGAAATTTATAAGGTAATAAATCATAATGAGTAACCGTTCTAAAATACAATCAACTGCTGGATATCAACAGAAGTCTTAGTTTTTCccaataaactttttttttccatgtatttatAGAAGCTCAAAAATGAAGACTTATTTATCAGGGGTTGAACTTTCACCAGATAACACAATACGTGCTTATTCCTTCTCTGGAAGGCAGCTATCTATAGACAGAAATATCTGCAAACTAGCAATTGCTGTGGATTCAGAAGGTTTTACACTGACACTGAAATGATGAAAGATCTATTTTTGAGTGTATGAAGTATATTTCAAGTTCAGAGAGAGggacacagagaaagagagcacACATATGCTCTAATCAGCTCACGTACAGGACAAGATTCTGCTTAGCGTTTGCAAATATCaccatttaaatacatttcctttccttgttcttCCATGTAATTAAACGTTGTTCAAGCAATGCTAAAACCTTTTTGAGTAGGTCAATAGTGTATTAAGCATTGCCCAGGTTAGAATATCAAACCAAATTGATAAACTGGGTCCAAGGTTATGAAGAGTTTATGAGAGTCTTTTTCAGCCACTCTAGCATTATATAAAAAGCTTTAGATAtcccattttttcctaagagaaATTATTCACTAATTTCATGCATTTTCCTACATGTGTCATCCAACACAAGGGCAATCCGTTCACTACACTCCAAAATTTCAGAGAAGGCCTCCCTTAGGGGTTCATCAGGTAGATCTTACACACACAAGAAACTACAGGTCAAAGCTTGCAGGAGGATAAAATATTATCCTTACTGTGAATTATAGTCTATAAAGTTGTGAACTCCTACTTTGGTTGCAGTCTGTAAAGTGCTCAGAAACCCTTTGTGATAAGAAAGGAAGGTGCACATCCCCAGAATATaattaagaatttatttcatcattatttatctgctttttgctttgtgcAGAGCCATAAGAGGACTTATACTGTTTCTATAGAGGGAATTCATTAGCAGAACAAATAGCATCCAAGTTTTCTGCCATATTCTTCAGAAGCAACCACAGAATAGCAAAACTTGAGGAAAAGTAATGCTGTTCTCAAGACTCTTATGTATAATATTTCAGTTAAACAATAAGCTAACCATTTGACGCTCAGAAATCTGTTGCTTTTTAGAGCTGTGTCAGATAAAGGTCTAAAATGAAACTTGTAACTCAactgatttttctcctgttcGTACTGCAGTGCTTCATAGttgttttctcttgaaaaaCATGTCCCAGTTTAGAAGGACCACGCTTGTCTATACACAAGGAAGGACCCGCATATGATGCGGGGAAAGGAGTTCATACAGAGAAATGAAGCATTATGCCTGCTTACTGTGGATTACATTGCTTAGTGGAGTAGACAGTGCTAGCCTGAAAGCAGTATTAGTGCTTACTTTTGGATGAGATTGTTCACATTTACCTAACTTCAAGACTTCACTACAATCCATTCAGAGCAGATATTTAGCAGGAGGGCTGGCTCTGCACCCCAGAGGCCTCACTCATGCTACTGCCCTGGAACTGCTTGAGGAACAAAGTTGGTTCTCCCATGCAGCAACATGCAGCACCCTGTAAGGCAATGCCGTCTCAGGCACCACATCACACTTCTCTCTCCTGCCATGCAAACATGACCTTCCCAACAGCACAACCAAGCAGAAAGAGGAGGCCACTATTCTGAAAGCAGAGCATCCCACATAGTACTAGCCAGGAAAATCTGTCTGGAGctagaataatttttaatgatgtCTGAGCTTCTTGTAAGTTTGGGGCTTATAGTCTTAATTTTAAGATGACAAAAATCAAGACTTCTTGGAGACTAAGGATGcactttctgaatgtttttacttttccaaCAGGTAACTGCTACTGGTAGAGATCACCTTTAAAAGGGAACATGGATTTAATAAATTCAACTGAACTAAATGGTACATCAGAAGAACTCTTCGAATGGGCGACATCCAAGATTCTCATTTCCATTACTCTGTCTGTGCTTGCACTAATGACAACGGCCATCAATTCTCTCGTGATGACTGCAATAATAGTGACAAGAAAGCTCCACCACCCTGCCAACTACCTAATCTGCTCTCTTGCAGTGACTGATTTCCTTGTGGCAGTCCTAGTGATGCCCTTCAGCATTGTCTACATTGTAAAGGAGACCTGGATCATGGGGCAGGTGGTGTGTGACATTTGGCTGAGTGTGGACATTACGTGCTGCACATGTTCCATCTTGCATCTCTCTGCCATTGCTTTGGACCGGTATAGAGCAATCACGGATGCTGTGGAATATGCACGGAAAAGGACACCTAAGCATGCTGGCATCATGATTGCAGTGGTATGGATcatatccatttttatttccatgccACCATTGTTTTGGCGGCACCAGACAACCAGCAGGGATGACGAGTGCATCATCAAACATGACCACATTGTTTTCACCATTTACTCAACATTTGGCGCCTTCTATATCCCACTGGCCTTGATTCTAATCCTTTATTACAAGATATACAAGGCAGCAAAGACATTTCACAGAAGAAGTGTCAGCCGGATTGTAAGAGAGGAAGTTAATGGACAAGTCCTTTTGGATGCAGGTGAAAGAAGTACCAAATCGGGTTCAATGCCTAGCACAGCAGAGAAGACATCAGATCCTCTTGTGGACTGCGATAAAATCAATAACACTATACGAAGCCCCAGGTCTGAATCTAAGCATGATAAGTcctggaaaaaacagagaatcTCTAGCACAAGAGAGCGAAAAGCAGCAACTACGCTGGGTCTGATCTTGGGGGCATTTGTGATCTGCTGGCTCCCCTTTTTTGTAAAAGAAGTAGTTGTTAATACCTGTGAAAGATGTCACATCTCAGAAGACATGTCTAATTTCCTAGCATGGTTGGGATATATAAACTCCCTCATTAACCCTCTGATATACACAATCTTTAATGAAGATTTCAAAAAAGCCTTCCAGAAGCTTGTGCAGTGTAGGCAATATCTTTAAGAGCTTTTGTTCCTATAAGCAGAatatactcattttttttttaacctgtatAAATTTATATAACTGAGATGGCATTTGTTGTATTTAAGGAAAAGCACCAAGACTCTGCATTTACATTATGACTTTTTTGTATCAGTAGTAATGGGAGTATAAATTGCCCAAGTTTTAAAGAGTTGGATCACCTGGGATCAGTTTTACTCTGATAAAAGAGGCAGCATATTGTGGCTGTGATGCAGCTGGGATTTGCACAGCTGCCTAGCTTGAAGCATAAGGTATTATCTTAAATATGAAGGAACTAAAcaaagaaagggtttttttaaagtaactcTCAGTCATCAatgaaattttaagtaaaacagCACACAGGTTTTAAACCCTAATCATAGATAAGAAGATAGAAAATACCCCTTGGAATTAAGACATGATTCTATTAGTTTGACGCAGGTCAGCATCATACAGCAAACCATTCCCAGCACAGGGCGGCTTTAAACATGTCTAGCATCATCCTATGTTGATTTGCTGagtgcagctgcagccccaccTTCTCCTGTAGATGAAAAACTTCCCTGTATAATGCTGTCACAGTACCGCAGCAGTCGGCAAGGTGCTTTCATGGGTTACATCAGTTTCATAGCAAGCGAATGTTGTAAGCCTTCTGCCACTGTTCATCTGCAACAGATGTAGGCATATCCTCAAGGGAAACAGCCAGACAGCTAGGGCATCTCTGGTGACCTAGGTACACATAGTGCCTGGTGCTCTGAGATTGCCTCAGTAGGAACTAGAGAGGGTAAGTTCATCAAGAACAGTTGGTCCTCCTTGTGAAGATGTTAGAAGCAAGAGACATCTCTTTCTTCATGTCTTCATCCTTACTTCACACGTCTGGCCGGGCACAGACCCTATGACTCTCAACACCAAACCTAGACACACAGTTTGTGCCTGGGGCCTCAGAGTATTGCTGATGGTCAGTGGCTTAGTGAGGTTTGGTTGAGGGCCACCTAATGAAGAATTCAGGCTGACAGCTCTGGCTTAGCACTTTCAGCTGTCCAAACTTAGAAGCCAAATGTCCTCCAAGTCTTCTCTCAACTGCCTTAAGCACTAGGGCTGTGCACCCTCTTTCCAAGCATGTGTGAATGCAGAAATCAACCACAGTGCTGGCAGCATGGGTCTCGGGGATAAAAGCCATGTAGGAGCTTCTCCAGTAAGGGCAGGGGGGATGACCTCAATATGCAGTGCACGCATGGGCAGAAGATCCTGTGGGATGTTTGTTGTCTGATACCTCTAAACTCCTCCTTCCCCCACAGCATATAATCTATGGTCTCAGTCCATGGAGCTAAAAGGAACTTATAGGCGTTCTAGTCAGCCCTGGCCTGCTGGTTCAGTCAAAGATAACCACAATGAACAAGTCCCTTTGTGGGCTGCCTTCTAAGGCTTCAAAGACAGCACCTTGGCAAATCTTCATTTACATGT comes from the Cuculus canorus isolate bCucCan1 chromosome 1, bCucCan1.pri, whole genome shotgun sequence genome and includes:
- the HTR1F gene encoding 5-hydroxytryptamine receptor 1F, whose protein sequence is MDLINSTELNGTSEELFEWATSKILISITLSVLALMTTAINSLVMTAIIVTRKLHHPANYLICSLAVTDFLVAVLVMPFSIVYIVKETWIMGQVVCDIWLSVDITCCTCSILHLSAIALDRYRAITDAVEYARKRTPKHAGIMIAVVWIISIFISMPPLFWRHQTTSRDDECIIKHDHIVFTIYSTFGAFYIPLALILILYYKIYKAAKTFHRRSVSRIVREEVNGQVLLDAGERSTKSGSMPSTAEKTSDPLVDCDKINNTIRSPRSESKHDKSWKKQRISSTRERKAATTLGLILGAFVICWLPFFVKEVVVNTCERCHISEDMSNFLAWLGYINSLINPLIYTIFNEDFKKAFQKLVQCRQYL